The Natronospira bacteriovora genome has a window encoding:
- a CDS encoding SAM-dependent methyltransferase, giving the protein MSAASTQGSLVFIGSGITLGRHLITRAMSEMECAEVVFSMTDGWAHEWLSRRHPDVRPLQDFYAPDKDRRQTYREMDAAIMAEVRAGKRVCAVFYGHPGVFADVPHEVIRKARAEGYPARMEPGISAEACLYADLGMDPGRRGVQSFEATQFLVYQRQLDPTALLILWQVALAGDLGCTKFDAEAGRLRVLRDKLLNWYAPEHEVILYEAAQLPIAEHRADRLALAALPEASYKEYTTLVMPPALELEADESALAALGYSRQDLAS; this is encoded by the coding sequence ATGAGCGCCGCTTCAACGCAGGGTTCACTGGTGTTTATCGGCAGCGGCATTACGCTCGGGCGCCATCTCATTACCCGTGCGATGTCGGAGATGGAATGCGCTGAAGTGGTCTTTTCCATGACCGATGGCTGGGCCCATGAATGGTTGTCCCGGCGTCACCCCGATGTGCGGCCACTGCAGGATTTCTACGCGCCCGACAAGGATCGCCGTCAGACCTACCGGGAAATGGACGCCGCCATCATGGCCGAGGTGCGGGCGGGCAAGCGGGTGTGTGCGGTGTTCTATGGTCACCCGGGTGTGTTTGCCGACGTGCCGCATGAAGTCATCCGCAAGGCCCGGGCCGAGGGTTACCCGGCCCGCATGGAGCCCGGCATTTCCGCAGAGGCCTGTCTCTATGCCGATCTGGGCATGGATCCTGGCCGGCGGGGTGTGCAGTCCTTCGAGGCGACCCAGTTTCTGGTCTATCAGCGCCAGCTGGACCCGACGGCCTTGCTGATTCTCTGGCAGGTGGCGCTGGCCGGGGATCTCGGTTGTACGAAGTTCGACGCCGAGGCCGGTCGCCTGCGGGTGCTGCGGGACAAATTGCTCAACTGGTACGCGCCCGAGCATGAGGTGATTCTGTATGAGGCTGCGCAATTGCCAATTGCCGAGCACCGGGCGGACCGCCTGGCACTGGCAGCCCTGCCGGAGGCCAGCTACAAGGAGTACACCACCCTGGTGATGCCACCTGCCCTGGAACTCGAAGCGGATGAGAGTGCCCTGGCCGCCCTGGGCTATTCCCGCCAGGATCTGGCGAGTTAG
- a CDS encoding ATP-binding protein, translating into MSQTAPWQESQARLDAIRHRMHELPPRRQHELRLVEARNRMLAGALRSARRDLDELLAQDLPTDLRVRTLSLAANAAESTHDFDSAYRLLLDALELLPSVDEPQAHSQVFSRAYALFLRAGDHDRALDYARRSLAASEESGDVRRLCYDLIHLSNSLRVHPEYGIGYARDYLRQAREQCVAAADPVLIAVTENMYGQYLLDAGDLPEAIAQLEYAVERMRLSSFHVGALEARYFLLQAYVQAGRFESARQVADGLVDAFMEYDRLSDVIAVKQELLAIAETEDDFERAYEYQLAIDQLQEEQLNRQEGAAGLAYRRVSFDTRLANYDRLVAEGRLARERWLRNASAGGGFLLIFLGFAMFQRYRNWAQLNARVEQRNQELAGLGEIARSINIHSTAEGVYRVLLEGGMRLFGPVYRSEILTRDWRRREFRWVAIHGSNEDVLPLRGVPADELLTRYVQQARELAPGIHLQQGPALRPGFPARVARSTPRFTGMASEQQLVLTLAQDVTVEGVLVLAIPGNVDAAEAIDLDRMGRLRAHALVALARAHQLEELSQERVRAEQALKDMEQARTGLEEAIAESLKAAEAKGNFLAQVSHELRTPLNAINGFSQKLLKRLPASNSPKIHRYSSQIDTASRHLLSLIDELLDVSRLESGRMPVSIESVELLPLIEEVAGMVQPQYERAGNRLLLEMDQAPSRVQTDALKLRQILLNLVSNACRFTDDGCVRLCIREERVAGEDSSRLLIRVEDDGVGIAADEQERIFEPFSQSNRELDRRVGGVGLGLAVTRNLCALLGGEISVSSQPGEGATFSIDLPMQPTRSGFSSAIPEVIGDKIQRSDGQPLRVFMVEDNRINRELMSEFLTMEGMVVASAETAEAGLDAIPDWQPDVILMDMHLPGMQGDEAVRKLKQSPATSAIPVIAVSAFAGDAMRMRALEAGCAFYETKPVDFSILLNRIVSLAGKGQA; encoded by the coding sequence GTGAGCCAGACCGCGCCCTGGCAGGAATCCCAGGCAAGGCTTGATGCCATCCGTCATCGAATGCACGAACTGCCGCCAAGGCGCCAACATGAACTGCGCCTGGTCGAGGCGCGTAATCGGATGCTTGCGGGTGCTCTCCGAAGTGCGCGCCGGGACCTCGACGAGTTACTGGCGCAGGATCTGCCGACAGATCTTCGCGTAAGAACCCTGTCATTGGCGGCGAATGCTGCTGAATCAACTCATGATTTTGACTCTGCCTATCGCCTGTTACTCGATGCATTGGAGTTATTGCCGAGCGTGGACGAGCCGCAGGCGCACAGTCAGGTCTTTTCCCGTGCCTATGCCTTGTTCTTGCGAGCGGGGGACCATGACCGTGCTCTGGACTATGCGCGCCGTTCCCTGGCGGCCTCCGAGGAAAGCGGTGATGTACGGCGCCTATGCTATGACTTGATCCACCTGAGCAATTCTTTGCGCGTTCATCCCGAATATGGCATTGGGTATGCGCGTGATTACCTGAGGCAGGCCCGTGAACAGTGCGTGGCCGCGGCAGACCCGGTATTGATTGCCGTGACCGAGAATATGTATGGCCAGTACCTGCTGGATGCAGGTGACCTTCCTGAGGCTATCGCGCAACTTGAATATGCCGTTGAGCGAATGCGGCTGAGCAGCTTCCATGTCGGTGCCCTGGAGGCACGCTATTTTTTGCTGCAGGCCTATGTCCAGGCAGGGCGTTTTGAGTCTGCCAGGCAGGTGGCCGATGGGCTGGTGGACGCGTTCATGGAATACGATCGCTTGAGTGATGTCATTGCGGTCAAACAGGAATTGCTTGCCATCGCAGAAACCGAAGATGACTTTGAGCGAGCTTATGAGTATCAGCTCGCTATCGATCAGTTGCAGGAGGAGCAGCTCAATCGGCAGGAAGGTGCGGCGGGTCTGGCCTATCGGCGAGTCAGTTTCGATACGCGTCTGGCGAACTATGATCGCCTGGTGGCTGAAGGGAGACTGGCACGTGAGCGCTGGCTCCGTAATGCGTCGGCTGGCGGTGGCTTCTTGCTCATCTTTCTGGGTTTTGCCATGTTTCAGCGCTACCGAAACTGGGCACAGTTGAATGCCAGAGTTGAGCAGCGCAATCAGGAACTGGCCGGACTGGGCGAGATTGCCCGAAGCATCAACATCCACTCCACGGCCGAAGGTGTCTACCGCGTGCTGTTGGAGGGAGGCATGCGCTTGTTCGGCCCGGTCTACCGTAGTGAAATCCTGACACGTGACTGGCGTCGACGAGAGTTTCGCTGGGTTGCGATTCACGGTTCAAACGAGGACGTCTTGCCGCTCCGTGGTGTGCCAGCGGACGAGTTGTTGACTCGCTATGTCCAACAGGCCAGGGAGCTGGCACCGGGGATCCATTTGCAACAGGGCCCCGCCCTTCGGCCGGGTTTCCCTGCTCGAGTGGCGCGGTCAACGCCACGATTCACGGGCATGGCATCAGAGCAGCAGCTGGTTCTCACGTTGGCCCAGGACGTGACCGTCGAGGGTGTGCTGGTTCTGGCCATTCCGGGAAACGTGGATGCGGCTGAAGCAATCGACCTGGATCGCATGGGCCGCCTGCGTGCCCATGCACTGGTGGCACTGGCCCGGGCTCATCAGCTTGAAGAGTTGTCCCAGGAGCGTGTCCGCGCCGAGCAGGCATTGAAGGATATGGAGCAGGCCCGGACCGGCCTGGAAGAGGCCATTGCCGAGTCGCTCAAGGCAGCCGAGGCCAAGGGGAATTTCCTGGCCCAGGTTTCTCATGAACTGCGCACACCACTGAACGCGATTAATGGTTTCAGTCAGAAGCTGCTGAAACGGCTGCCGGCAAGCAATTCGCCAAAAATTCATCGCTATTCAAGCCAGATCGATACAGCCAGCCGACATCTGCTGTCTCTGATTGACGAGCTTCTGGATGTTAGTCGTCTGGAATCCGGACGGATGCCCGTCAGTATCGAGTCGGTCGAATTGTTGCCGTTGATTGAGGAAGTGGCCGGGATGGTGCAGCCACAGTACGAACGAGCCGGTAATCGTCTTCTGCTCGAGATGGATCAGGCGCCATCACGGGTTCAGACCGATGCCCTGAAATTGCGCCAGATACTGCTTAACCTCGTTTCCAATGCCTGTCGCTTCACTGACGATGGCTGCGTACGACTGTGTATCCGTGAGGAAAGGGTGGCTGGCGAGGATTCATCGAGATTGCTCATTCGTGTTGAGGATGACGGCGTGGGAATTGCCGCCGATGAGCAGGAAAGGATTTTCGAACCCTTCAGTCAGTCCAATCGTGAGCTGGATCGTCGAGTGGGTGGTGTAGGCCTTGGTCTGGCGGTGACCCGAAACCTGTGTGCCTTGCTGGGTGGTGAGATTTCCGTCAGCAGCCAGCCGGGTGAAGGCGCGACGTTTTCGATTGACTTGCCCATGCAGCCGACTCGTTCTGGGTTTTCTTCGGCAATCCCGGAGGTGATCGGCGACAAGATCCAGCGATCGGATGGTCAGCCCCTTCGCGTTTTCATGGTGGAAGACAACCGTATCAACCGGGAGCTGATGAGCGAGTTTCTCACAATGGAGGGGATGGTCGTTGCCTCGGCCGAGACCGCCGAGGCCGGACTGGACGCCATTCCTGACTGGCAGCCCGACGTGATCCTGATGGACATGCATCTGCCGGGTATGCAGGGGGATGAAGCGGTGCGCAAACTGAAGCAATCCCCCGCGACGAGTGCCATTCCGGTGATTGCGGTTTCTGCCTTTGCCGGTGATGCCATGCGCATGCGTGCACTGGAGGCCGGTTGCGCCTTCTATGAAACCAAGCCCGTGGACTTTTCCATCCTCCTGAATCGTATCGTCAGCCTTGCTGGCAAGGGGCAGGCATGA